In the Takifugu flavidus isolate HTHZ2018 chromosome 11, ASM371156v2, whole genome shotgun sequence genome, one interval contains:
- the ogfrl1 gene encoding LOW QUALITY PROTEIN: opioid growth factor receptor-like protein 1 (The sequence of the model RefSeq protein was modified relative to this genomic sequence to represent the inferred CDS: deleted 4 bases in 2 codons) has protein sequence MGNLLGSWRFKEPSTIEECDSTWGSDSESEEPPPAEDDSGISDSVSPADSDRAGGDASPQMLGSPQSLPKMKRSFYAARDLYKYRHSYPNYRKSHQPNEYRNLRFYLNKIPLVPDGIYIEEILTKWRGDYDKLEHNHTYIQWLFPLREQGLNFYAHELTQDEIKEFQSTREAKRRFLVAYSLMLDFYGVKLLDKSGNVARAPNWQERFRHLNESQHNYLRITRILKSLGELGYESFKAPLVRLFLEESLCHSTLPNMQHSILEYFVYTIRLPATRRRLLRYARQHYRPAHAFLWGPLPKQRGVAGGNVGAGSSGIRAPAPSPEQQRRGEKSITSGGSGINVSSHDSMR, from the exons ATGGGAAATTTGCTGGGCAGCTGGCGGTTTAAGGAGCCGAGCACCATTGAGGAATGCGACTCGACCTGGGGGTCGGACTCGGAGAGCGAGGAGCCGCCGCCGGCGGAGGATGACAGCGGCATCTCCGACTCCGTCAGCCCGGCGGACAGCGACCGAGCCGGCGGAGACGCGTCCCCGCAG aTGCTTGGATCTCCTCAGTCTCTtccaaagatgaagaggagttTCTACGCTGCACGTGACCTCTATAAATACCGTCACAGTTACcct AACTACAGGAAATCACACCAACCCAACGAGTATCGCAACCTGCGCTTCTACCTGAACAAGATCCCTCTGGTACCTGATG GTATCTATATCGAGGAGATCCTGACTAAGTGGAGAGGCGACTACGACAAACTGGAGCACAATCACACCTACATTCAGTG GCTATTCCCATTAAGAGAACAAGGGCTCAACTTCTACGCACATGAACTGACTCAGGATGAGATCAAA GAATTCCAAAGCACTCGGGAAGCGAAGCGGAGATTCCTTGTGGCCTATTCCCTGATGTTGGACTTCTATGGCGTCAAACTGCTGGATAAAAGCGGGAATGTAGCTCGGGCACCTAACTGGCAGGAACGCTTCCGACACCTTAATGa GTCCCAGCACAACTACCTTCGGATCACCCGCATCCTGAAGTCCTTGGGGGAGCTGGGATACGAGAGCTTCAAAGCTCCGCTGGTGCGCCTGTTCCTCGAGGAGTCGCTCTGCCACAGCACCCTCCCCAACATGCAGCACAGCATCCTGGAATACTTTGTCTACACTATCCGCCTGCCAGCCACCCGCAGACGCCTGCTACGCTACGCCCGCCAGCACTACAGGCCGGCCCACGCCTTCCTCTGGGGTCCGCTGCCTAAA CAGAGAGGCGTCGCCGGTGGCAACGTGGGCGCCGGAAGCAGCGGCATCAGAGCGCCGGCTCCCTCAccggagcaacagaggaggggggagaag agcATCACCTCTGGAGGGAGCGGGATTAACGTGTCTTCCCATGATTCCATGAGATAG
- the asrgl1 gene encoding LOW QUALITY PROTEIN: isoaspartyl peptidase/L-asparaginase (The sequence of the model RefSeq protein was modified relative to this genomic sequence to represent the inferred CDS: deleted 2 bases in 1 codon) produces MLPVVVVHGGAGHCPKEMSESAKKGVCAAARAGYEVLRGGGSSMDAVVEAVTQLENNSLFNAGCGSVLNIKGDVEMDALVMDGQTLASGAVAAVRNIANPVQLSRLVMDKTSHVCLTAGGAQQFAESMGVPLVQQESLITTPARMRWRQNLAPEANPVECQMGKMGTVGAVAVDVHGNVASATSTGGILNKMEGRVGDTPCVGCGGYADNRVGAVSTTGYGEAIMKVTLARLILFHMEQGQSAEAASDSALAYMKSRVEGLGGVVTVDPQGHWAARFSSTQMCWAAAQEDVLHYGVYAGEHLTENITTPQ; encoded by the exons ATGTTGCCGGTGGTGGTGGTCCATGGAGGGGCAGGTCATTGTCCAAAAGAGATGTCAGAAAGCGCCAAGAAAGGGGTGTGCGCTGCAGCCCGAGCAGGGTACGAGGTCCTCcggggagggggcagcagcaTGGACGCTGTGGTTGAAGCTGTGACGCAGTTGGAGAACAATTCCTTATTTAATGCCG GATGTGGGTCCGTGCTCAACATTAAAGGAGATGTGGAAATGGACGCCCTGGTGATGGATGGACAAACACTTGCGAGCGGCGCCGTGGCGGCAGTTCGTAACATAGCCAACCCCGTGCAGCTATCGAGGCTGGTTATGGACAAG ACGAGTCACGTGTGcctgacagcagggggcgcccaaCAGTTTGCAGAGTCCATGGGCGTCCCGCTGGTCCAGCAGGAGTCCCTCATCACC ACGCCCGCCCGCATGCGCTGGAGGCAGAACCTGGCACCCGAGGCCAACCCAGTCGAGTGCCAAAT GGGGAAAATGGGCACTGTCGGAGCAGTGGCAGTAGACGTCCATGGGAACGTGGCCTCTGCAACCTCGACCGGTGGGATACTGAACAAGATGGAGGGCCGAGTGGGCGACACGCCCTGTGTAG GCTGTGGCGGTTACGCCGACAACAGGGTGGGTGCGGTGTCAACAACAGGCTATGGCGAAGCAATCATGAAGGTCACTCTAGCAAGACTCATCCTGTTTCACATGGAGCAAG gTCAGTCGGCAGAGGCAGCCAGCGATTCAGCCCTGGCCTACATGAAGTCCAGAGTGGAAGGTCTCGGTGGGGTGGTGACAGTGGACCCTCAAGGTCACTGGGCCGCTCGTTTCTCCAGCACCCAGATGTGctgggctgcagctcaggaaGATGTTCTGCACTACGGAGTGTACGCGGGGGAACACCTGACCGAGAACATCACCACCCCACAATGA